The DNA region AGAATTTCTTGTTGATAAAACTGGTAAAACAAATGTTGATGGTATTTGGGCAGCGGGTGACGTAACAGAAACCCCTGTAAAGCAAATTGCTGTTGCTGTGGGTGACGGATCACGTGCAGCTATTGACATTATCCGATATCTGCAAAGTCATCCTTCACATCTTTAATTCCGTTTGGCACAATCCCGTCTATGCAAGAAACAACGAATAAAGGGCTTATCGTTGGTACGATCGTTGCGGTCGTAGCAATCTTTGGTGCATTAACTTGGGCACTCATCAGCCTCCCTTCTGATGGTCCTGGCCAGGTCGCAGGTTCACTCACATTTGATAATACAAATGCTCCGATAAAAGGTAATGCTGACGCAGCACTCGAAGTCCAAATCTACAGCGACTTACAGTGTCCAGCGTGTAAAGCATCAGAACCTGGCTTGAAGTATGCGATAGATAAGTACGGCGATCGCGTGAAATTTGTCTGGAATGACTTTCCGCTCATGAGCATTCACCCAAATGCACGTAATGCGGCCAATGCAGCGCGTTGCGCAAATGATCAAGGAAAGTTTTGGGAGTATACCGATCAACTCTTCAATAATCAGTCAGCTTGGCAAGGTCTTTCAAAGCTCGATGAAGCCTTTACGGCCTATGCTGTCGCAATTGGTTTAAATGCCGAGTCGTTTAGTCAATGCTTTGCTGATAAAACCTTTGACTCCATCGTTATGAATGATGTTGCCGAAGGTAATCGCAATGCTATTCGTGCAACACCAACCTTTGTTGTGGGCGGAAAGGTCTATAACGGTTTGGGAGCACAAGATTGGGATCGAATTCTTACAGCGGCACTCGCTCAATAGAGTTGATTGACAAAATCTATTCGTCTTTAAGAATAATTGATATCCTTCATTCACTTTAGTACGTAATTCTTCAACTATGTCACAGTCACAAGGTTCCTTTTTTGATGGTGGTCCTAAGACCATGTTTCTCTCGGGTCTTTTTCTCGGAGTAGCGGTATCGGCGGTTATTGGTTTTATTCTTGCTTTTAGCCTCGTAGCTGGCGGCAAGCTTCCTACAGGTGGCTCGGTTGCAGGCAATGTTCCTACCGTTCCTACGGTCAATGATCCGACGCAAGCGCCTGTTGCAGCAGGTCCAGTGAAGCCAGTGGACGAAAAAGTCGATCACATCAAGGGTAGCAAGAACGCAAAAGTCACCTTGATCGAATATTCTGATTTTGAGTGTCCATTCTGCTCACGTCATCTTCCTTCGCTCGACTCAGCTCTTGCAGATTTTCCTGAAGATGTTCGTCTTGTGTATCGCCATTACCCACTTTCTGCGATTCACCCTGAAGCGCAAAAAGCTGCTGAAGCATCCGAATGTGCAGCAAAACTTGGCGGTAACGATAAGTTCTGGGCTATGCATGACATGCTCTTTGCTAAGCAACAAACGCTTGGCACGCAAACCTATCTTGATAGCGCAAAAGCTATTGGTGTAGACGAAGCAAAATTCAAGGCTTGTCTTGACTCAGGTGAAATGGCAGCTCGTGTAAACGCAGACGCCTCTGAAGGTGCAAACGCTGGTGTAGAAGGTACTCCTGCAACCTTCGTAAACGGTCAGCTCATTTCCGGTGCTGTTCCTTACGCGCAATTAAAGGCAGCGATCCAAGCTGCAGGCGCAAGCAAATAAAACCAAACCCCTACAAACGGTTTAGAAAAATATCCCCCACAAACGTGGGGGATATTTTGTTATTGCGTGCTCTTGACTAATGCAACGGTATTGCATTAGTATGCTGACCATGGAGATTCAACGTCGCCAAACCAAAACAAAACAAGCTGTCCAGCAGGTATTTGATGCTGCGCAGGGTCCTTTGAGTTTGAGCGAATTGGTGGCAGCTGTTCATGAGATGGGTCTCAAGAGCGACCGTTCAACGGTTTATCGCGAACTTATGCGTCTTAAGGCCGACGGTCTTTTAAGCGAGATGTCTTTGCATGGCGCAACTCATTATGAGCGTGTTGCAGCAGGGGAGCACCATCATCACGCGATTTGTGAGAATTGCGAATCTGTTATTGAGCTTGATATCGAAGATATCATTGCTAGCATGGAGGCATCACTTGCTAAGCTTGGCTTTGCAACGAAAAAGCATATCGTAGATTTTATTGGGCATTGCTCAAGTTGTAAAACTGTATGAGGATCGCTTTTGTTGGAAAAGGTGGTAGCGGCAAAACAACTCTAGCATCACTCTATATTCGTTTTCTTTTTGCTAAGCAAGCTAAGCTCTTGGCTATTGACGCCGATATCAATCAACATCTCACCGAAGCATTAGGGTTGCAGGATACGTCTACACCAAAGCTTGCTTCTTTGATGGGGCAGCTCAAGACCTATACGCGAGGTACAAATGCCATGATTGGAGCTCCTCAAGAAATGATTAAAACAACGCCACCAGGAGAGGGCTCTCAGCTTTTTCGTTTAGGGGATGCTTCTTTGGCACCTTTTGCATTATCTCATCAAAATCTTTGGCTTACGGGGGCGGGAGAATTTCATGAAGAAGATATTGGTATTCGTTGTTTTCACGCAAAGACAGGGGCAGTTGAATTAGTGCTAAGTCATCTTCTTGATAGCCGAGACGATCGTGTTGTTGTTGATATGACGGCTGGCGCAGACTCTTTTGCCTCAGGCTTGTTTGCAGCTTTTGATCTCACGGTGATTGTCGTTGAGCCTACAAAAAAATCACTCGATGTCTTTCATCAATATCGTGCCTATGCCGAACCGTATGGCGTACGATATGTGGCGATTGGCAATAAGATTCGATCAGCAGAAGATGAGACCTATCTGAAAGAGATGTTGGGAGAAGCATATTTAGGCTCATTGCCTTGGAGTGATGCAGTTGTTGCTGGCGAGCGTAAGGGGATTA from Candidatus Nomurabacteria bacterium includes:
- a CDS encoding transcriptional repressor, giving the protein MEIQRRQTKTKQAVQQVFDAAQGPLSLSELVAAVHEMGLKSDRSTVYRELMRLKADGLLSEMSLHGATHYERVAAGEHHHHAICENCESVIELDIEDIIASMEASLAKLGFATKKHIVDFIGHCSSCKTV
- a CDS encoding thioredoxin domain-containing protein, which codes for MQETTNKGLIVGTIVAVVAIFGALTWALISLPSDGPGQVAGSLTFDNTNAPIKGNADAALEVQIYSDLQCPACKASEPGLKYAIDKYGDRVKFVWNDFPLMSIHPNARNAANAARCANDQGKFWEYTDQLFNNQSAWQGLSKLDEAFTAYAVAIGLNAESFSQCFADKTFDSIVMNDVAEGNRNAIRATPTFVVGGKVYNGLGAQDWDRILTAALAQ
- a CDS encoding DsbA family protein, with protein sequence MSQSQGSFFDGGPKTMFLSGLFLGVAVSAVIGFILAFSLVAGGKLPTGGSVAGNVPTVPTVNDPTQAPVAAGPVKPVDEKVDHIKGSKNAKVTLIEYSDFECPFCSRHLPSLDSALADFPEDVRLVYRHYPLSAIHPEAQKAAEASECAAKLGGNDKFWAMHDMLFAKQQTLGTQTYLDSAKAIGVDEAKFKACLDSGEMAARVNADASEGANAGVEGTPATFVNGQLISGAVPYAQLKAAIQAAGASK
- a CDS encoding ATP-binding protein, which gives rise to MRIAFVGKGGSGKTTLASLYIRFLFAKQAKLLAIDADINQHLTEALGLQDTSTPKLASLMGQLKTYTRGTNAMIGAPQEMIKTTPPGEGSQLFRLGDASLAPFALSHQNLWLTGAGEFHEEDIGIRCFHAKTGAVELVLSHLLDSRDDRVVVDMTAGADSFASGLFAAFDLTVIVVEPTKKSLDVFHQYRAYAEPYGVRYVAIGNKIRSAEDETYLKEMLGEAYLGSLPWSDAVVAGERKGITPLESIPAEVLPILQKIDDTIAECRVDWQRRFDTLCQFHKRNAASWGNASIGKDLTQQIDRSFRYPI